Within the bacterium genome, the region GAAGAGGCGAAAAGACCGACGGAGCAGAAGAACGCCCCGGCCAGAAACAGGCCGAGATAGCCCGCCCAAACCGCGCCCATATCCGGGGTTCCATAATGCAGAACCAGCAGCGGGAGATCGCAAGTGCACAGCAACATGATGATCACCATACACACGCAGAAAAGGAACTTGCCCAGGACGATCTGTAGTGGTGTGATCGGTGACGCCAGCAGCAGATCGGACGTGCCCGAGGCGAACTCCCCGGCGAGAAGCCGCATGGTTACCGCGGGCGAGGTTAAGAGAAGCACAACGCAGATGATCTGGAACACTGGCCTCATGCTTGACGTCCTGAACTGATTGACCCAGTAGAAGAAGGCCACGCCGGACACGGCCAGGAATGCCGAGAGGATGATGTAACCGATCATGGCGCCGAAGTATGCCCTGAGCTCCTTGCCGCATATCAGGGCTATTTTTCGCATTTGGTTGTCTCTA harbors:
- a CDS encoding ABC transporter permease; its protein translation is RDNQMRKIALICGKELRAYFGAMIGYIILSAFLAVSGVAFFYWVNQFRTSSMRPVFQIICVVLLLTSPAVTMRLLAGEFASGTSDLLLASPITPLQIVLGKFLFCVCMVIIMLLCTCDLPLLVLHYGTPDMGAVWAGYLGLFLAGAFFCSVGLFASSLTRNAAVASVTGVGILLALLLLPGGKTFPLAAALSPFAHFAGFAKGVLDTSDLAYFVLGIFFFLFLTARILRLRQQI